The DNA segment CCAGATGACAGCTCGCCAGATGAACTTTCTTCCACAGGCCCAGTGATAGTGGGTGAAGGGGTTGTGGATGAGTCCGTTCCAGTAGTGGTGGGTGAGCCAGCTCCAGTAGTAGTGGGTGAGCCAGCTCCAGTAGTGGTGGGTGAGCCACCTCCAGTAGTGGGTGAGCCAGCTCCAGTAGTGGTGGGTGAGCCAGCTCCAGTAGTAGTGGGTGAGCCAGCTCCAGTAGTAGTGGGTGAGCCAGCTCCGGGGGTTTGACTGATTTCGGGTGAATTAGTAGTATTTGTGTAggttgtgttgttttcctgtGCTTCACCCAGTGATACTGTatcagtaaaagtaaaaagacaaAAGGTCGAAGGTCATTAAAATGTTTCAT comes from the Etheostoma spectabile isolate EspeVRDwgs_2016 chromosome 13, UIUC_Espe_1.0, whole genome shotgun sequence genome and includes:
- the LOC116700734 gene encoding GPI-anchored CFEM domain protein A, which codes for MQLNLLILALCLLGTVSLGEAQENNTTYTNTTNSPEISQTPGAGSPTTTGAGSPTTTGAGSPTTTGAGSPTTGGGSPTTTGAGSPTTTGAGSPTTTGTDSSTTPSPTITGPVEESSSGELSSGAIAGIAIGSIAGVAAVGGGIFGALKYTGRI